From a single Nicotiana tomentosiformis chromosome 2, ASM39032v3, whole genome shotgun sequence genomic region:
- the LOC138906699 gene encoding uncharacterized protein isoform X1, with protein sequence MLRTLKGYVRNMVRLEGSIAEGYLAEECMTLIPNILLIRRQRKIVRIGILILPAWILMAYLYSTVVTIMMTNAHVSDSVESTGVISNPQPRQMIKGRGKTRGFSIQKKHKNNPNGKLEVIIPPDRTVAVGPGANNFVTELSVTVDQNAKHDVKTWKKVSDLAKERIVAHMLDVFEIPDTQHTSDTILHTTNNLYRYRRSLLKQILKAKACMSCL encoded by the exons ATGTTGCGCACATTAAAAGGTTATGTACGCAACATGGTTCGCCTAGAAGGGTCAATTGCTGAGGGCTATCTTGCAGAGGAATGCATGACATTAATTCCAAATATTTTACTGATACGGAGACAAAGGAAAATCGTCCGGATAGGAATTCTAATTCTTCCAGCATGGATCCTAATGGCTTATCTGTATTCAACTGTCGTG ACTATCATGATGACAAATGCGCATGTTTCTGATAGTGTTGAATCTACTGGAGTAATTTCAAACCCACAACCAC GACAAATGATAAAGGGAAGGGGGAAGACTAGAGGGTTTTCAATccaaaagaaacacaaaaataatCCCAATGGAAAGCTGGAGGTGATTATCCCACCCGATCGAACAGTAGCAGTTGGTCCTGGAGCTAATAATTTTGTTACTGAGCTTTCAGTCACAGTTGATCAGAATGCAAAGCATGATGTCAAAACTTGGAAGAAAGTTTCTGATCTAGCAAAAGAAAGGATTGTTGCTCATATGCTG GACGTCTTTGAAATTCCAGACACGCAACACACTAGTGATACTATCCTTCATACAACTAATAATTTGTATAGATATCGTCGTAGTTTATTGAAACAAATATTGAAAGCTAAAGCTTGTATGTCCTGTTTGTAG
- the LOC138906699 gene encoding uncharacterized protein isoform X2 gives MNVIFHHLAQMTIMMTNAHVSDSVESTGVISNPQPRQMIKGRGKTRGFSIQKKHKNNPNGKLEVIIPPDRTVAVGPGANNFVTELSVTVDQNAKHDVKTWKKVSDLAKERIVAHMLDVFEIPDTQHTSDTILHTTNNLYRYRRSLLKQILKAKACMSCL, from the exons ATGAATGTGATTTTTCACCACCTTGCCCAAATG ACTATCATGATGACAAATGCGCATGTTTCTGATAGTGTTGAATCTACTGGAGTAATTTCAAACCCACAACCAC GACAAATGATAAAGGGAAGGGGGAAGACTAGAGGGTTTTCAATccaaaagaaacacaaaaataatCCCAATGGAAAGCTGGAGGTGATTATCCCACCCGATCGAACAGTAGCAGTTGGTCCTGGAGCTAATAATTTTGTTACTGAGCTTTCAGTCACAGTTGATCAGAATGCAAAGCATGATGTCAAAACTTGGAAGAAAGTTTCTGATCTAGCAAAAGAAAGGATTGTTGCTCATATGCTG GACGTCTTTGAAATTCCAGACACGCAACACACTAGTGATACTATCCTTCATACAACTAATAATTTGTATAGATATCGTCGTAGTTTATTGAAACAAATATTGAAAGCTAAAGCTTGTATGTCCTGTTTGTAG
- the LOC138905708 gene encoding uncharacterized protein, whose translation MTNDNGNQTVPMVTANASTSRTTPALAPVEKLGKFSGIDFKRWQQKMFFYLTTLSLQKFITEDVPVLPDETPENERFLVTESWKHSDFLCKNYILSGLEDNLYNVYSNMEMSKQLWIALERKYKMEDVGLKKFVAAKFLDYKMVDSKIFAEGLVINEAFQVAAMIEKLPPLWKDFKNYLKHK comes from the exons atgacGAACGACAACGGGAACCAGACTGTTCCTATGGTAACTGCcaatgcatcgacaagccgaacaacaCCGGCACTAGCACCGGTAGAAAAACttggaaaattttccgggattgacttcaagcgctggcagcaaaagatgttcttctacttgacgaCTTTAAGTCTGCAGAAGTTCATTACGGAAGATGTTCCTGTTCTGCCCGACGAAACTCCAgaaaatgaacgctttctcgtgactgagtcgtggaagcattctgattttctatgcaagaattacattcttagTGGACTAGAGGACAATCTGTATAACGTCTATAGTAATATGGAGATGTCAAAACAACTGTGGATAGCGCTTGAAAGGAAATACAAAATGGAAGATGTTGGGttaaagaaattcgttgccgctaaatttttggactataaaatggtagatagcaa AATttttgctgaaggtcttgtcatcaatgaagcgttccaagttgcagcaatgattgaaaagttgcctcctttgtggaaggacttcaaaaactaCTTGAAACACAAATGA
- the LOC104121668 gene encoding toMV resistance protein Tm-1(GCR237)-like produces the protein MNSSAYFILLFLLSLTFHSFVLSTFLSFTARFALVRNIRLGIVSFRRASVVYICGINNVSKIVLSNAGAAFAGMIIGRRERSKEYINTNEKFTVGITMYGVTTPCVNAVTERLAKEGYETSVFHATGVGGSAMEELVRGGLIQGVLDITTTEVADYIVGGIMASDFSQFDAILEKKIPLVLSAGALDMVTFGPKNTISPDFKQRKIH, from the exons ATGAATTCTTCCGCCTATTTCATACtactttttcttctctctttgacttttcattcttttgttttgtctacttttctttcttttacgGCAAGGTTTGCTCTCGTCAGGAACATCAGACTTGGTATTGTTTCCTTCCGACGGGCTTCCGTTGTATATATTTGTGGGATTAACAATGTTAGTAAGATTGTTCTATCTAATGCCGGTGCAGCATTTGCTGGAATGATAATTGGAAGGCGTGAAAGATCAAAGGAGTACATCAACACTAATGAAAAGTTTACAGTTGGTATAACGATGTATGGGGTTACAACTCCTTGTGTTAATGCTGTAACAGAAAGATTAGCTAAAGAAGGATATGAAACTTCGGTTTTCCACGCCACTGGTGTCGGAGGCAGCGCAATGGAGGAACTCGTTAGAGGAGGTCTTATACAG GGTGTGTTGGATATTACGACAACTGAGGTTGCAGATTACATAGTTGGAGGGATTATGGcaagtgatttttcccaatttgatGCAATATTAGAGAAGAAGATTCCTTTGGTTCTGAGTGCGGGAGCATTGGATATGGTCACTTTTGGTCCTAAAAATACCATATCTCCTGACTTTAAGCAAAGGAAGATTCATTAA